From Streptomyces sp. TLI_053, a single genomic window includes:
- a CDS encoding sigma-70 family RNA polymerase sigma factor yields MAHTADEARSGPTAAPWAELLVAEREVLYRFISGLGDNDPHRAEDIVQEAMLRAWQAAEALDWDSRPIRMWLFTVARRLLIDEWRKNRAVPVGIAVEGFPAPVAADAADPSDRILDRLVLVDALRSLDRIHQEAVVHVHLLGRPGAEVARAVGIPGGTLKSRTHHGVRSLRRHLADRGVVAS; encoded by the coding sequence ATGGCGCACACAGCCGACGAGGCCCGGTCGGGGCCGACCGCCGCACCGTGGGCGGAACTCCTGGTGGCCGAACGCGAGGTCCTGTACCGCTTCATCAGCGGACTCGGCGACAACGACCCGCACCGGGCGGAGGACATCGTCCAGGAGGCGATGTTACGGGCCTGGCAGGCCGCCGAGGCGCTGGACTGGGACAGCCGGCCGATCCGGATGTGGCTGTTCACGGTCGCCCGCCGCCTGCTGATCGACGAGTGGCGCAAGAACCGCGCGGTGCCGGTCGGCATCGCGGTCGAGGGCTTCCCGGCCCCCGTCGCGGCGGACGCCGCCGACCCGTCCGACCGGATCCTCGACCGGCTGGTGCTGGTCGACGCGCTCCGCTCGCTCGACCGCATCCACCAGGAGGCCGTGGTGCACGTCCATCTCCTCGGGCGCCCCGGCGCGGAGGTCGCCCGCGCTGTCGGGATACCCGGCGGGACCCTCAAGTCGCGCACCCACCACGGCGTCCGGTCGCTGCGCCGGCACCTGGCCGACCGGGGTGTGGTCGCCTCGTGA
- a CDS encoding FtsK/SpoIIIE domain-containing protein — protein MKLTVTVADGTDRRDHVLDLPPGATVGELAAALDRRDPDPVEVVATAGPGYGPGPSGGDMEAFLAGTGTVAPRGLHLGPRRLDPATAVAGTGVREGAVLGLGVPADEPDPVRSSAPDRRPGDPVQLELHLVSGPGAGRVWRLGPGSHEIGTDPSCTVRLRGSGAPAGGLWLTVGPDGSAGWHRAPVGPGRPDGPGGSPDDDPDRGSDFDGHGHGHGHGYGDRDGDGAGAPEGGGPARGEGEGDEAVALRTPSPPATDRDVHSDRTRRTATGERAPAPARSARRGAPRPAAHRADGGTAWPLGADLTVGAALLRLVEPVEPDAAVVASADGIGVDYNRPPRIVPHLDAERIRLPLPPTAPSRRPFPLLLMLAPIVLGMVMVAVFQSYFYLVFILFSPLMAVSNWIVGRRGNRKQHEEAVARYEARRRVLEQEVRTAADRERRVRGVAGPDPATVALTATGPGGRLWERRRHDPDHLVLRLGTVDQPSVKEIDDPARDENHRLVRWNIPDVPIGIEVAEFGVVGVAGTGPVVQALARWLVAQSAVLHSPRDLRVVVLSDRSRDDGWAWVRWLPHLRPPGGASGPGGGAGPVVAVGNDPESTANRISELVAQIQARRRVLGSSMGKAMFNEPDVLVIADGARQLRDVPGMVQVLTDGPGVRVFSVCLDAQERLLPEECGTVVLAAGHRLTVRRTGAPDLTDVRADLVDADWCEQVARALAPVRDVSPEHDAGLPQLVRLLDLLRLEPPDPAALLARWRRRPATTSFLLGTGYDGPLTLDLVRDGPHALVAGTTGSGKSELLQSFVASLAAANRPDELTFVLVDYKGGSAFRECAELPHNLGMVTDLDAHLVERALESLGAELRRRERLLADVAAKDHPEYRSKRVADPTLPPLPRLLLVIDEFATLVREVPDFVPGLIGIAQRGRSLGIHLVLATQRPSGAVTSDIRANTNLRIALRVTDSTESQDIIDTSEAVHIPASAPGRALVRLGHRSTVPFQSAWAGAARPDPADPDGAAAAERPRGAVRAAALSWSGLGRPLALPPVTGDPAAPAAPVPTDLQALVAAVREAAAALDDFVPQPSPWLPALPEEVQLDEVAALLPPPRTGRSRWSPTRWRTFPSSSSAGSPPSTWPPSVTCT, from the coding sequence GTGAAGCTGACCGTCACCGTCGCCGACGGCACCGACCGTCGTGACCACGTCCTCGACCTGCCTCCCGGCGCGACCGTCGGCGAACTGGCGGCGGCCCTGGACCGACGGGACCCCGACCCGGTGGAGGTCGTCGCGACCGCCGGACCGGGCTACGGCCCCGGTCCGTCCGGCGGCGACATGGAAGCCTTCCTGGCCGGAACGGGAACCGTCGCCCCGCGCGGACTCCACCTCGGACCGCGGCGGTTGGACCCGGCGACGGCCGTCGCCGGGACGGGGGTACGGGAGGGTGCCGTGCTCGGTCTCGGGGTCCCCGCCGACGAGCCCGACCCGGTCCGGAGCAGCGCGCCGGACCGGCGCCCGGGCGACCCCGTCCAGCTGGAACTGCACCTCGTGTCCGGTCCGGGGGCGGGGCGGGTCTGGCGGCTCGGGCCCGGCAGCCACGAGATCGGCACCGATCCGTCCTGCACGGTCCGGCTCCGTGGCTCCGGCGCTCCGGCGGGCGGCCTCTGGCTGACCGTCGGCCCGGACGGCTCGGCGGGTTGGCACCGCGCTCCGGTCGGTCCCGGCCGGCCGGACGGTCCCGGGGGCTCCCCGGACGACGACCCCGACCGCGGCAGTGACTTCGACGGCCACGGCCACGGCCACGGCCACGGCTACGGCGACCGGGACGGCGACGGCGCGGGCGCCCCCGAGGGCGGCGGCCCGGCCCGGGGCGAGGGTGAGGGCGACGAGGCGGTCGCCCTCCGCACACCGAGCCCGCCCGCCACGGACCGCGACGTCCACAGCGACCGCACCCGTCGTACCGCCACCGGTGAGCGCGCCCCCGCCCCCGCCCGCTCCGCCCGCCGCGGCGCCCCGCGCCCGGCCGCCCACCGCGCCGACGGCGGCACCGCCTGGCCGCTGGGCGCCGACCTCACCGTCGGTGCCGCGCTGCTGCGCCTGGTCGAGCCGGTCGAGCCGGACGCCGCCGTGGTGGCGTCCGCCGACGGCATCGGCGTCGACTACAACCGCCCGCCGCGGATCGTCCCGCACCTGGACGCCGAGCGGATCCGGCTGCCCCTGCCGCCGACCGCCCCCTCCCGGCGGCCTTTCCCGCTGCTGCTGATGCTGGCCCCGATCGTGCTCGGCATGGTCATGGTGGCGGTCTTCCAGTCGTACTTCTACCTGGTCTTCATCCTCTTCAGCCCGCTGATGGCCGTCTCCAACTGGATCGTCGGCCGGCGCGGCAACCGCAAGCAGCACGAGGAGGCGGTGGCCCGTTACGAGGCGCGGCGCCGGGTCCTGGAGCAGGAGGTCCGGACCGCCGCCGACCGCGAGCGCCGGGTGCGCGGAGTGGCGGGGCCGGACCCCGCGACGGTCGCGCTGACCGCCACCGGCCCCGGCGGCCGGCTCTGGGAGCGCCGCCGGCACGACCCCGACCACCTGGTGCTGCGGCTCGGCACGGTCGACCAGCCGTCGGTCAAGGAGATCGACGACCCGGCACGGGACGAGAACCACCGCCTGGTGCGCTGGAACATCCCGGACGTGCCGATCGGCATCGAGGTGGCGGAGTTCGGCGTGGTGGGGGTGGCCGGCACCGGGCCCGTGGTGCAGGCGCTGGCCCGCTGGCTGGTCGCCCAGTCCGCCGTCCTGCACAGCCCGCGGGACCTGCGCGTCGTCGTCCTCTCCGACCGCTCGCGCGACGACGGCTGGGCCTGGGTGCGCTGGCTTCCCCACCTGCGCCCGCCCGGCGGAGCATCCGGACCGGGCGGCGGCGCCGGGCCGGTGGTGGCCGTCGGCAACGACCCGGAGTCCACCGCCAACCGGATCTCGGAACTGGTCGCGCAGATCCAGGCCCGTCGGCGGGTGCTCGGGTCCTCCATGGGCAAGGCGATGTTCAACGAGCCGGACGTGCTGGTGATCGCCGACGGGGCGAGGCAGTTGCGCGACGTGCCCGGCATGGTGCAGGTGCTCACCGACGGGCCGGGGGTCCGGGTGTTCAGCGTCTGCCTCGACGCCCAGGAACGGCTGCTGCCCGAGGAGTGCGGCACCGTCGTCCTCGCCGCCGGGCACCGCCTCACCGTCCGCCGCACCGGCGCACCCGACCTCACCGACGTGCGCGCCGACCTGGTCGACGCCGACTGGTGCGAGCAGGTGGCCCGGGCGCTCGCACCGGTCCGCGACGTCAGCCCCGAGCACGACGCCGGTCTGCCCCAGCTGGTCCGGCTGCTGGACCTGCTGCGGCTCGAACCGCCGGACCCCGCCGCCCTGCTGGCCCGCTGGCGCCGCCGCCCGGCCACCACCTCCTTCCTCCTCGGGACGGGCTACGACGGCCCGCTCACCCTCGACCTGGTCCGCGACGGACCGCACGCCCTGGTCGCCGGGACCACCGGCTCCGGCAAGTCGGAGCTGCTCCAGTCCTTCGTCGCCTCGCTGGCCGCCGCCAACCGCCCGGACGAGCTCACCTTCGTCCTGGTCGATTACAAGGGCGGGTCCGCGTTCCGCGAGTGCGCCGAACTCCCGCACAACCTCGGCATGGTGACCGACCTGGACGCCCACCTGGTGGAGCGGGCGCTGGAATCGCTCGGCGCCGAACTGCGGCGCCGCGAAAGGCTGCTGGCCGATGTCGCGGCCAAGGACCACCCGGAGTACCGGTCCAAGCGGGTCGCGGACCCGACGCTGCCCCCGCTGCCGCGGCTGCTGCTGGTGATCGACGAGTTCGCCACCCTGGTCCGGGAGGTGCCCGACTTCGTCCCCGGGCTGATCGGGATCGCCCAGCGCGGCCGCTCGCTCGGCATCCACCTGGTGCTCGCCACCCAGCGGCCCTCGGGCGCCGTCACCAGCGACATCCGCGCCAACACCAATCTGCGGATCGCGCTGCGGGTCACCGACTCCACCGAGAGCCAGGACATCATCGACACCTCCGAGGCGGTGCACATCCCGGCCTCCGCGCCCGGGCGCGCCCTGGTCCGGCTGGGGCACCGGTCCACGGTGCCGTTCCAGAGCGCCTGGGCCGGTGCGGCCCGCCCCGACCCGGCCGACCCGGACGGCGCGGCCGCCGCCGAGCGGCCCCGCGGGGCGGTGCGCGCCGCCGCCCTGTCCTGGAGCGGCCTCGGCCGCCCGCTCGCCCTGCCGCCGGTGACGGGCGACCCCGCCGCACCCGCCGCACCCGTCCCCACCGACCTCCAGGCCCTGGTCGCCGCCGTCCGCGAGGCCGCCGCCGCCCTCGACGACTTCGTCCCGCAGCCCAGCCCCTGGCTCCCCGCCCTGCCCGAGGAGGTGCAACTCGACGAGGTGGCGGCGCTGCTGCCGCCCCCGAGGACGGGGCGCTCCCGGTGGTCCCCTACGCGCTGGAGGACGTTCCCCAGCTCCAGCAGCGCCGGGTCGCCACCGTCGACCTGGCCTCCTTCGGTCACCTGTACGTGA